One genomic segment of Rhizobium gallicum bv. gallicum R602sp includes these proteins:
- the purU gene encoding formyltetrahydrofolate deformylase, with translation MTHYVLTVSCQSTRGIVAAIANYLADQGCNIVDSSQFDDLDTGKFFTRVSFISEEGVALPTLKEGFEPIAEKFGMEAEIHDGDSRMKVLLMVSRFGHCLNDLLYRWKIGALPIDIVGVVSNHFDYQKVVVNHDIPFHHIKVTKENKPQAEAQLLELVDQTGTELIVLARYMQVLSDAMCRKMSGRIINIHHSFLPSFKGANPYKQAYERGVKLIGATAHYVTADLDEGPIIEQDTARITHAQSAEDYVSIGRDVESQVLARAIHAHIHRRVFLNGNRTIVFPASPGSYASERMG, from the coding sequence ATGACGCATTATGTACTGACCGTATCGTGCCAATCGACGCGCGGCATCGTAGCGGCGATTGCGAATTATCTCGCCGATCAGGGCTGCAACATCGTCGACAGCTCGCAGTTCGACGACCTCGACACCGGCAAGTTCTTCACCCGCGTCAGCTTCATTTCCGAGGAAGGCGTTGCACTGCCGACGCTGAAGGAAGGCTTCGAACCGATCGCCGAGAAATTCGGCATGGAGGCTGAAATCCACGATGGGGACAGCCGCATGAAGGTGCTCTTGATGGTCTCCCGCTTCGGCCACTGTTTGAACGACCTACTCTATCGCTGGAAAATCGGCGCCCTGCCGATCGATATCGTCGGCGTCGTCTCCAACCACTTCGACTATCAGAAGGTCGTGGTCAACCACGACATTCCCTTCCATCACATCAAGGTCACCAAGGAAAACAAGCCGCAGGCCGAAGCCCAGCTGCTTGAGCTCGTCGACCAGACCGGCACGGAACTGATCGTGCTCGCCCGCTATATGCAGGTGCTTTCCGATGCCATGTGCCGCAAGATGTCCGGCCGGATCATCAACATCCACCATTCCTTCCTGCCGTCCTTCAAGGGCGCCAACCCCTACAAGCAGGCCTACGAGCGCGGCGTAAAGCTGATCGGCGCCACGGCACACTACGTGACCGCCGATCTCGACGAAGGCCCGATCATCGAGCAGGATACGGCGCGCATCACCCATGCCCAGAGTGCCGAGGACTATGTCTCGATCGGCCGCGATGTCGAAAGCCAGGTGCTGGCGCGCGCCATCCATGCCCATATCCATCGCCGCGTCTTCCTGAACGGCAACCGCACCATCGTCTTCCCGGCCAGCCCAGGAAGCTACGCCTCCGAACGTATGGGTTGA
- a CDS encoding glycoside hydrolase family 5 protein, with protein MKAALSPWRRMLTIAAAAMLPWHVGLAEAAGPCFRGINLSGAEFGNPGGEIFKDYAYPSEETIGYFKQKGMNIVRLPFLWERLQPELGQPLNDAELQRIKDTVALLRKHEMTAILDPHNYAQYKKTQVGTPPATTLAFSDFWTRLASEFANQDDVIFGLMNEPHDIASDKWLSAANAAFRGIRAVGANNLVLVPGTKWTGAHSWQSDGPGGPNGTVMLGVKDPRKNFAYEVHQYFDSDSSGTHDECSGNENARNAIIRMSEWAREHGTRVLLGEFGVSQAPECVAGLKTVLDTMQENDDVWLGWTYWVAGDWWPASEPLNVQPHDGHERKQIAVLESAAKAPSPAEDACRTMGR; from the coding sequence ATGAAAGCCGCGTTATCGCCCTGGCGCCGCATGCTGACGATCGCCGCGGCAGCAATGCTGCCGTGGCACGTCGGCCTTGCCGAAGCGGCGGGTCCCTGCTTTCGTGGCATCAATCTTTCCGGTGCGGAATTCGGCAATCCGGGTGGAGAGATTTTCAAGGATTATGCCTACCCCTCCGAAGAGACAATCGGCTACTTCAAGCAGAAGGGGATGAATATCGTTCGATTGCCGTTCTTGTGGGAGCGCCTGCAGCCTGAACTCGGGCAGCCACTGAACGACGCCGAACTCCAGCGCATAAAGGATACGGTGGCCCTTTTGCGCAAGCATGAGATGACTGCCATTCTCGATCCGCACAATTATGCCCAGTACAAGAAAACGCAGGTCGGGACACCGCCGGCGACGACCCTGGCATTTTCAGATTTCTGGACTCGGCTTGCTTCCGAATTTGCCAATCAGGACGACGTGATTTTCGGGCTCATGAACGAACCCCACGACATTGCCAGCGACAAATGGCTTAGCGCAGCCAATGCGGCGTTCCGCGGCATCCGGGCGGTCGGCGCCAACAATCTCGTCCTCGTGCCGGGCACGAAGTGGACGGGCGCCCATTCCTGGCAGTCCGATGGCCCAGGCGGGCCGAACGGCACTGTGATGCTCGGCGTCAAGGATCCGCGCAAGAACTTTGCCTACGAGGTTCACCAGTATTTCGACAGCGATTCTTCCGGTACGCATGACGAATGCTCCGGCAATGAGAACGCCAGGAATGCCATCATCCGCATGTCCGAATGGGCACGCGAGCACGGCACCAGGGTGCTCTTAGGCGAATTCGGCGTTTCGCAAGCACCCGAATGCGTCGCCGGCTTGAAGACGGTTCTGGATACGATGCAGGAGAACGACGACGTCTGGCTTGGCTGGACCTATTGGGTGGCCGGTGACTGGTGGCCGGCGAGCGAGCCCTTGAACGTGCAGCCCCACGACGGCCATGAGCGAAAGCAGATCGCGGTGCTGGAATCCGCCGCCAAGGCGCCTTCTCCTGCCGAGGACGCGTGCCGGACAATGGGCAGGTAG
- a CDS encoding aminotransferase, giving the protein MTDDARADRLDLPRPDVTPAEAESILQSRYGLHGTITELGSQQDRNYRINTGDGSYVLKICHMAYDTLELEAQNAAIRYLTSKEGTPRVPRVMSSTDGQDIIAVTVREQTFKVRVLEYLEGEGLTHRKYLPKASVAALGALCARLAQALADFNHSGLDRSLQWDLRRAGPVAVQLLSAITDSAARDRIAKSMVLAVRRIQPLAPSLRVQAVHHDVTGDNVVCRIDEQGRPMPDGVIDFGDIIRGWLVGDLAVTCASLLHQADGDPFYILPAVKAYHEIYPLTDEELKALWPLIVARAVILVASSEQQISIDPENDYVRDNLKLERQIFDTAMSVSFELMEAAILDAVGADMTPVDMSSWHALLPEIDLANIAYLDLGVQSPHFAAGNWLNAEMDWRLLARAANEAGIAATRYGEYRLSRAVLRSARQPSTYALHTDICLPGGNSVAAPFTGRIDCKNHHLVLIGDGINLHLDGLDLSVEDGTEVEQGQIIGTVSGEASSLGGLRIQFCTVPALEPPLFAAPQEAAAWSVLCPSPAGLLGLSASAPEPETEELFSRRQAHLAKPQKNYYEVPPQIERGWKEHMFDVEGRAYLDMVNNVTILGHGHPRLAEAIGEQWLRLNTNSRFHYAALSEFCERLAALAPDGLDRVFLVNSGSEANDLAIRLAGAHTGARNMLCLREAYHGWSVASDAVSTSIADNPQALATRPDWVHAVASPNTYRGEFRGPDSAGDYLTAMAPVLQSIDAGGQGLAGFIAESVYGNAGGISLPEGYLSEAYAQVRARGGVCIADEVQVGYGRLGHHFWGFQQQGVVPDIITIAKGMGNGHPLGAVITTQAIAGSLEKEGYFFSSSGGSPVSCVAGMTVLDVMVDEKLQDNARDVGDHLKSRLAALIDKHPIAGAVHGMGLYLGLEFVRDRTTLEPATQETAAICNRLLELGVIMQPTGDHLNVLKIKPPLCLTTESADFFADMLEKVLSEGW; this is encoded by the coding sequence ATGACCGATGATGCGCGTGCCGATCGTTTGGACTTGCCGCGCCCGGACGTAACGCCGGCCGAAGCGGAAAGCATCCTGCAATCCCGCTATGGCCTCCACGGCACGATCACCGAACTCGGCAGCCAGCAGGACCGCAATTACCGGATCAATACTGGTGATGGCAGCTATGTGCTGAAGATCTGCCACATGGCTTACGATACGCTGGAGCTCGAGGCGCAGAATGCGGCAATCCGGTATCTGACCAGCAAGGAGGGTACGCCGCGTGTCCCGCGGGTCATGAGCTCGACGGACGGCCAGGATATCATTGCCGTCACGGTTCGCGAACAGACCTTCAAGGTGCGTGTGCTCGAATATCTCGAAGGCGAAGGACTGACGCATCGCAAATACCTGCCGAAGGCTTCCGTCGCCGCCCTTGGCGCACTCTGCGCCCGGCTGGCACAGGCGCTCGCCGACTTCAATCATTCGGGCCTCGACCGCAGCCTGCAATGGGACCTGCGCCGCGCGGGGCCTGTTGCCGTTCAGCTGCTTTCGGCCATCACCGATAGCGCTGCGCGCGACCGGATCGCCAAGAGCATGGTGCTTGCCGTACGCCGCATCCAGCCGCTCGCGCCATCGCTTCGCGTCCAGGCCGTGCATCATGATGTAACAGGCGACAACGTCGTCTGCCGGATTGATGAGCAAGGGCGGCCGATGCCCGACGGTGTCATCGATTTCGGCGATATCATTCGCGGCTGGCTCGTCGGCGATCTTGCCGTTACCTGCGCCTCGCTGCTGCATCAGGCCGATGGCGATCCCTTCTACATCCTGCCCGCCGTCAAGGCCTATCACGAGATCTATCCGCTGACGGACGAGGAACTGAAGGCGCTCTGGCCGCTGATTGTCGCGCGTGCCGTCATTCTCGTCGCGAGTAGCGAACAGCAGATTTCCATCGACCCGGAAAACGACTACGTCCGCGACAATCTGAAGCTTGAACGGCAAATCTTCGACACGGCCATGTCCGTTTCCTTCGAATTGATGGAGGCGGCAATTCTTGACGCAGTCGGCGCCGACATGACGCCCGTCGATATGTCTAGCTGGCACGCGCTTCTGCCGGAGATCGACCTTGCAAACATCGCCTATCTCGACCTCGGCGTTCAGAGCCCGCATTTTGCGGCCGGAAACTGGCTGAATGCGGAGATGGACTGGCGGCTTTTGGCACGCGCGGCGAATGAGGCGGGCATCGCCGCGACCCGCTACGGCGAATACCGGCTTTCGCGCGCCGTTCTTCGAAGCGCCAGGCAGCCATCGACCTACGCGTTGCATACCGACATCTGCCTCCCCGGCGGCAACAGCGTCGCTGCACCATTTACCGGGCGCATCGATTGCAAGAACCACCATCTCGTCCTGATCGGCGACGGTATCAATCTACATCTTGATGGCCTGGACCTGTCTGTTGAGGATGGCACCGAGGTGGAACAGGGGCAGATCATCGGGACGGTCTCGGGCGAAGCCTCTTCGCTCGGCGGCTTGCGTATCCAGTTCTGCACGGTTCCGGCGCTCGAACCGCCCCTCTTTGCCGCGCCGCAGGAGGCAGCCGCCTGGTCCGTGCTTTGCCCCTCGCCTGCGGGCCTGCTTGGACTGAGCGCCAGTGCGCCCGAGCCGGAGACGGAAGAACTGTTCTCCAGGCGCCAGGCGCATCTCGCAAAACCGCAGAAGAACTACTACGAGGTGCCGCCGCAGATCGAGCGCGGCTGGAAGGAACACATGTTCGATGTCGAGGGGCGCGCCTATCTCGACATGGTCAACAATGTCACGATTCTCGGCCACGGGCATCCGCGCCTGGCAGAAGCGATCGGCGAACAATGGCTGAGGCTCAACACCAATTCGCGCTTTCACTATGCGGCGCTCAGTGAGTTCTGCGAGCGATTGGCAGCTCTGGCGCCCGACGGACTGGACCGCGTCTTCCTTGTCAACAGCGGATCGGAGGCAAATGACCTGGCGATCCGGCTCGCCGGGGCGCATACGGGTGCCCGCAACATGCTTTGCCTGCGGGAAGCCTATCATGGCTGGTCGGTGGCAAGCGACGCCGTCTCCACCTCAATTGCCGACAACCCTCAGGCCCTGGCGACCCGGCCGGATTGGGTGCATGCCGTCGCTTCACCCAACACCTATCGCGGCGAATTTCGTGGGCCGGATTCGGCCGGAGACTATCTCACCGCGATGGCGCCCGTGCTGCAGTCGATCGATGCCGGCGGGCAAGGGCTTGCGGGCTTCATTGCCGAATCGGTCTATGGGAACGCCGGCGGCATTTCCCTGCCGGAGGGATATTTATCAGAAGCCTATGCTCAAGTGCGTGCCCGTGGAGGAGTCTGCATAGCCGATGAGGTGCAGGTCGGCTATGGCAGGCTTGGACATCACTTCTGGGGCTTCCAACAGCAGGGCGTGGTGCCGGATATCATCACCATCGCCAAGGGCATGGGCAACGGCCACCCGCTCGGCGCGGTGATCACGACGCAGGCCATCGCCGGGTCGCTGGAGAAGGAAGGCTATTTCTTTTCCTCGTCCGGCGGCAGCCCGGTCAGTTGCGTTGCCGGCATGACGGTGCTCGACGTCATGGTGGACGAAAAGCTCCAGGACAATGCACGCGACGTCGGGGATCATCTTAAAAGCCGACTGGCCGCGCTGATCGACAAGCACCCGATTGCGGGCGCCGTCCACGGCATGGGACTTTATCTCGGCCTTGAATTCGTACGCGACAGAACGACGCTGGAACCGGCGACGCAAGAGACGGCGGCCATCTGCAATCGCCTTCTCGAACTCGGCGTGATCATGCAGCCAACCGGCGATCACCTGAATGTGTTGAAGATCAAACCGCCGCTTTGCTTGACCACCGAGAGCGCCGACTTCTTCGCGGACATGCTGGAGAAGGTCCTATCCGAGGGCTGGTGA
- a CDS encoding GumC family protein, protein MSQFDRNRVSRLPSWRSYEPAPTAPESSAARAPVLRPGDFAKSFPEPEAPPSPIPPEKDLRQTQPLPSQPERAVVRAAPVSVDTDAPLVDMRSAIFAIWNRRLIVLGLAALGALAGAALLPSLPQKFTASTSLYFDPRQIGLADLATQSSTISPEMISSMIDSQVQILMSGNVLRRVADTMKLAQDPEFNGGRSDDAAVVSALQKSLTITRQSSTYVVSLTAVTNNPEKSAKLANQVVTSFMQEESSASTGLYENTTATLDVRLTDLRQKVQEAEQAVETFRADNDMAATEGNLISDQRLASLNTLLLTAQEKTIQAKARADAAANMSFEDVVANSQTDGNSVNSSLASLRQQYATQAAAVGSLESQMGARHPRLQAARSSLQSISGEIKGELQRMVTSARADFEQAAKAEEAIARELNIQKALQATTSDKQVELNELQRKATAAREIYETVLKRSSQTTEEQNLPQSNIRVISEAEPPTKPDGPGKKILLIAGVIGGLFTGFAAGAAFAILASLFGHPVIRSYFRREAPR, encoded by the coding sequence ATGAGCCAATTTGACAGGAACAGAGTTAGTCGGCTGCCTAGCTGGCGAAGCTACGAGCCTGCGCCAACCGCGCCGGAAAGCTCTGCCGCGCGCGCGCCTGTCTTAAGGCCTGGTGATTTCGCAAAATCCTTTCCCGAGCCGGAGGCGCCGCCGTCGCCCATTCCTCCCGAAAAGGACTTGCGCCAGACACAGCCTTTGCCGTCGCAGCCCGAGCGTGCCGTTGTCCGCGCAGCGCCGGTTTCCGTCGATACTGATGCGCCGCTTGTTGATATGCGATCGGCCATCTTTGCGATCTGGAACAGAAGGCTGATTGTCCTCGGACTGGCCGCGCTCGGCGCTTTGGCGGGCGCAGCACTGCTGCCGTCGCTGCCGCAGAAGTTCACCGCAAGCACAAGCCTTTATTTCGATCCGCGCCAGATCGGCCTTGCAGATTTGGCGACACAATCATCGACGATCTCGCCGGAGATGATTTCGTCGATGATCGACAGCCAGGTGCAGATCCTGATGTCCGGCAACGTGCTGCGCCGGGTTGCCGATACCATGAAGCTTGCGCAGGATCCGGAATTCAACGGCGGGCGGAGCGACGACGCGGCTGTAGTCAGCGCCCTGCAGAAGTCGCTTACGATCACCCGCCAGAGCAGCACCTATGTCGTATCGTTGACAGCCGTGACGAACAATCCGGAGAAATCCGCCAAGCTTGCAAACCAGGTCGTGACCTCGTTCATGCAAGAGGAAAGCAGTGCCTCGACAGGTCTATACGAAAATACCACGGCGACGCTGGATGTTCGTTTGACCGATTTGCGCCAGAAAGTGCAGGAGGCCGAGCAGGCCGTCGAAACCTTCCGCGCCGACAACGATATGGCGGCGACGGAGGGCAATCTGATTTCCGACCAGCGTCTTGCCTCGCTAAATACGCTGCTGCTGACTGCGCAGGAAAAGACAATTCAGGCCAAGGCCCGCGCGGATGCGGCCGCGAACATGAGCTTCGAGGATGTCGTCGCCAATAGCCAAACGGACGGCAATTCTGTGAACTCGTCGCTCGCGAGCCTTCGACAGCAATATGCCACTCAGGCCGCAGCGGTCGGCAGCCTCGAGAGCCAGATGGGCGCTCGTCATCCGCGACTGCAGGCCGCCCGCTCGTCACTGCAGAGCATTTCGGGCGAGATCAAGGGCGAATTGCAGCGCATGGTGACTTCGGCGCGCGCCGATTTTGAGCAGGCGGCAAAGGCCGAGGAGGCGATTGCCAGGGAACTGAACATTCAAAAGGCGCTGCAGGCGACCACATCCGACAAGCAGGTCGAGCTTAACGAACTGCAGCGCAAGGCGACGGCCGCCAGGGAAATTTACGAGACCGTCCTGAAGCGCTCCAGTCAGACGACCGAGGAGCAGAACCTTCCACAGAGCAACATCCGGGTCATTTCAGAAGCCGAACCGCCAACGAAACCGGACGGTCCCGGCAAGAAGATTCTATTGATCGCCGGCGTTATCGGCGGGCTCTTCACCGGCTTTGCCGCCGGCGCGGCCTTTGCGATCCTCGCAAGCCTCTTTGGGCATCCGGTCATTCGGAGCTATTTCCGCCGGGAGGCCCCGCGGTAA
- a CDS encoding LysR family transcriptional regulator, with amino-acid sequence MQIRALMYFDELVRTKSMRQAAENLGVAPTAVSRQIENLEEHFGAALVERSTRGVTLTAAGELLAARAGRTLRELEHVQQLIEDLKGIARGKVTIYANGAIVTSLLAPALSQFSNSYPNIRFEVMITSARQAIEAVNAAQADMALTLFAPPMSEAKVVTRFEIAYDVIVSARHAAAGRKEITLRELARDTLALPEKSFGFRQSFDALIERQGLTIDPVFTVSSLEMLKELVLSDSAVTLLPALAVRREIEAGQLAAIPLSSETSIRTHAELSIAPDRQLSFAASKLIGFIENFMRTKLKSR; translated from the coding sequence ATGCAGATCCGGGCCCTGATGTATTTCGACGAGTTGGTTAGGACCAAATCCATGCGCCAGGCTGCCGAGAACCTGGGCGTTGCGCCGACTGCCGTCAGCCGCCAGATCGAGAATCTCGAAGAGCATTTCGGCGCTGCGCTCGTCGAACGCAGCACGCGCGGCGTGACGCTGACGGCCGCAGGTGAGCTGCTTGCCGCGCGCGCCGGGCGGACACTTCGCGAACTCGAGCACGTGCAACAGCTGATCGAAGATCTCAAGGGGATCGCGCGCGGTAAGGTGACCATCTACGCCAATGGAGCGATCGTCACCAGCCTGCTCGCACCCGCGCTTTCGCAATTCAGCAACAGCTACCCCAATATCCGTTTCGAAGTGATGATCACCAGCGCGCGGCAGGCCATCGAAGCGGTGAACGCAGCACAGGCCGACATGGCGCTGACGCTTTTTGCGCCGCCGATGTCGGAGGCAAAAGTGGTGACGCGCTTTGAAATCGCTTACGACGTGATCGTTTCGGCGCGTCATGCAGCGGCGGGCCGCAAGGAAATCACCCTTCGCGAACTTGCGCGCGATACGCTCGCCCTGCCCGAGAAGTCATTTGGTTTCCGCCAGAGTTTCGATGCACTTATCGAGCGGCAGGGGCTGACGATCGACCCGGTTTTCACGGTAAGTTCGCTGGAAATGCTTAAGGAACTCGTGCTCAGCGACAGCGCAGTGACGCTACTGCCGGCACTTGCTGTACGCCGCGAGATCGAGGCGGGCCAGCTTGCTGCAATCCCTCTTTCCAGCGAAACCTCCATCCGCACCCATGCCGAGCTCTCGATTGCACCGGACCGGCAGCTCTCCTTCGCGGCCAGCAAGCTCATCGGGTTCATCGAGAATTTCATGCGGACGAAACTGAAGAGCCGCTGA
- a CDS encoding DoxX family protein → MTDESTMTTIAPRGLPQKLNGLLHLLDYIPHDLIALISRISIGAVFWQSGQTKVDGWRVAETAVYLFETEYRLPFINPWLAAHLAAFAEHFFPALLVIGFASRLSALALLVMTLVIEIFLYPDAWPTHGTWAVCFLVIIAGGPGRVSMDYFIARYFSRTA, encoded by the coding sequence ATGACTGACGAGAGCACCATGACAACGATAGCCCCTCGCGGCCTTCCGCAGAAACTCAACGGTTTGCTGCATCTCCTCGATTACATCCCGCACGACCTGATCGCCCTGATTTCGCGCATCTCGATCGGCGCAGTATTCTGGCAATCCGGGCAAACCAAGGTCGACGGATGGCGCGTTGCCGAAACCGCAGTCTATCTGTTCGAGACCGAATACCGGCTGCCGTTTATCAATCCCTGGCTCGCCGCGCATCTTGCAGCTTTCGCCGAGCACTTCTTCCCGGCGCTTCTCGTCATCGGATTTGCAAGCAGGCTCTCGGCACTAGCACTTCTCGTCATGACGCTGGTGATCGAAATCTTCCTCTATCCCGATGCATGGCCGACACACGGCACGTGGGCCGTCTGCTTCCTGGTCATCATTGCAGGCGGACCGGGGCGCGTCTCAATGGACTACTTCATCGCGCGGTATTTTTCCCGCACGGCATGA
- a CDS encoding ABC transporter substrate-binding protein, whose product MITSLFPAPFTRLAQRLSLSAALSVVIMASVAMPAQAGKAVLNLGMSVEPTGLDPTIAAPVAIGQVTWQNVFEGLVSIDESGKVRPQLAKSWDVSPDGLTYTFKLQTGVKFHDGETFNSTTAKFALERARGKDSVNPQKRFFASIASIDTPDPETLVLHLSQSTGSLLYWLGWPASVMVGPKSAASDKTHPVGTGPFKFVNWAKGDKVELAKNEAYWNSQVSVKLDKVTFRFIADPQAQAAALKAGDVDAIPEFAAPELMSSFKDDPRLVTKIGNTELKVVAGMNNSRKPFDDKRVRQALMMAIDRQTVIDGAWSGLGTAIGSHYTPNDPGYQDMTGVLPYNPEKAKALLAEAGYPNGFTFTIKSPQMAYAPRSAQVMQAMFAEIGVTMNIEPTEFPAKWVQDVMKDRAYEMTIVAHAEPMDIDIYSRDPYYFNYKNPVFNDLVKKVQETTDPALQIKINEEAQKILAEDVPALYLFVMPKLGVWDKNLKGLWENEPIPSNVLTNVAWKE is encoded by the coding sequence ATGATCACCAGCCTGTTTCCGGCACCATTCACACGCCTTGCCCAACGCCTCTCCCTCAGCGCTGCCCTTTCCGTCGTGATCATGGCTAGCGTCGCCATGCCGGCTCAAGCGGGCAAGGCGGTGCTGAACCTCGGCATGAGCGTCGAGCCGACGGGGCTCGACCCGACAATCGCCGCCCCGGTCGCGATCGGTCAGGTGACCTGGCAGAATGTCTTTGAAGGGCTGGTGTCTATCGATGAGAGCGGCAAGGTCCGACCGCAGCTTGCCAAGAGCTGGGACGTTTCCCCGGACGGGCTGACCTATACGTTCAAGCTGCAGACCGGCGTCAAGTTCCACGACGGCGAAACCTTCAATTCCACGACGGCCAAGTTCGCGTTGGAGCGTGCCCGCGGCAAAGATTCGGTCAATCCGCAGAAGCGCTTCTTCGCCTCGATTGCCTCCATCGATACGCCCGATCCCGAAACGCTGGTGCTGCACCTTTCGCAGTCGACGGGAAGCCTGCTTTACTGGCTCGGTTGGCCGGCATCGGTCATGGTTGGTCCGAAGTCCGCTGCGAGCGACAAGACGCACCCGGTTGGCACCGGTCCGTTCAAATTCGTAAACTGGGCGAAGGGCGACAAGGTCGAACTCGCAAAAAACGAAGCCTATTGGAACAGCCAAGTATCCGTGAAGCTCGACAAGGTGACCTTCCGCTTCATAGCCGACCCGCAGGCACAGGCTGCCGCACTGAAGGCAGGCGACGTGGACGCCATTCCGGAATTTGCAGCACCCGAGCTGATGAGCTCGTTTAAAGATGATCCGCGGCTCGTGACGAAGATCGGCAATACCGAGCTCAAAGTCGTTGCGGGCATGAACAATTCCAGGAAGCCTTTCGACGACAAGCGAGTGCGCCAGGCCCTGATGATGGCGATCGACCGCCAGACGGTGATCGACGGCGCCTGGTCGGGCCTCGGCACGGCGATCGGTAGCCATTATACACCGAACGATCCGGGTTATCAGGACATGACCGGCGTGTTGCCCTATAATCCCGAAAAGGCCAAGGCGCTCCTTGCGGAAGCCGGTTATCCGAATGGTTTCACCTTCACGATCAAATCGCCGCAGATGGCCTATGCGCCACGCAGCGCCCAGGTCATGCAGGCAATGTTTGCCGAGATCGGCGTGACCATGAACATTGAACCCACCGAATTTCCGGCAAAATGGGTTCAGGATGTAATGAAGGACCGCGCCTACGAAATGACCATCGTGGCCCATGCCGAGCCGATGGATATCGACATCTATTCCCGCGATCCCTACTACTTCAACTACAAGAACCCGGTCTTCAATGACCTGGTGAAGAAGGTGCAGGAGACGACCGATCCCGCCTTGCAGATCAAGATCAACGAAGAGGCGCAGAAAATCCTCGCCGAGGATGTGCCGGCGCTATATCTATTCGTCATGCCCAAGCTCGGCGTATGGGACAAGAATCTGAAGGGCTTGTGGGAAAACGAGCCGATTCCTTCGAACGTTCTGACGAATGTGGCGTGGAAGGAGTGA
- a CDS encoding P1 family peptidase, which produces MLNLITDIEGVSIGHATDLKLGSGVTAIVFDEPATASAAILGGAPAGRDTALLDPSMTVEKVDAFVLSGGSAFGLDAAGGVQAGLREAGRGFQVGTVRVPIVPEAILFDLLNGGDKDWGLHSPYREMGYAAFKAAKKGEFPLGTVGAGTGATTATFKGGLGSASTASSAGHRVAAIVAVNALGSPTIGDGPHFWAAPFERDNEFGGLGMPEMMDHRLRLKGMMAPATTIGVVVTDAALTKAEAHRLSLGAHDGLARALLPAHLPLDGDTVFAASTGARAVADMGELMELCHLAGMVMARAIARGVYEATTLPYEGAQPAWRELYPDGR; this is translated from the coding sequence TTGCTCAATCTCATTACCGATATCGAAGGCGTTTCGATTGGCCACGCAACGGACCTGAAGCTCGGTTCCGGCGTCACGGCGATTGTCTTCGACGAGCCGGCGACGGCTTCGGCCGCCATTCTCGGCGGCGCGCCCGCGGGCCGCGACACCGCCTTGCTCGATCCGTCGATGACGGTCGAGAAGGTTGATGCCTTCGTTCTTTCCGGCGGCTCAGCCTTTGGGCTGGATGCGGCAGGCGGCGTTCAGGCCGGCCTGAGGGAAGCCGGCCGCGGTTTCCAGGTGGGCACGGTGCGCGTGCCGATCGTACCCGAGGCGATCCTCTTCGATCTCTTAAACGGCGGCGACAAGGATTGGGGCCTGCATTCGCCGTACCGGGAGATGGGCTATGCCGCCTTCAAGGCAGCGAAGAAAGGCGAATTTCCGCTTGGAACGGTCGGGGCTGGAACGGGTGCGACGACAGCGACATTCAAGGGCGGGCTCGGCTCGGCAAGCACGGCCAGCAGCGCTGGGCATCGGGTGGCGGCAATCGTCGCAGTCAATGCGCTCGGTTCGCCAACGATCGGCGACGGGCCGCATTTCTGGGCGGCACCCTTCGAACGAGACAACGAATTCGGCGGGCTCGGAATGCCGGAGATGATGGATCATCGCTTGCGGCTGAAGGGCATGATGGCGCCTGCAACCACGATCGGTGTAGTCGTGACCGATGCGGCGCTCACGAAAGCCGAGGCTCACCGGCTTTCGCTGGGCGCCCATGACGGGCTGGCAAGGGCATTGCTTCCGGCGCACCTGCCGCTCGACGGCGATACGGTCTTTGCTGCCTCGACCGGTGCACGAGCGGTGGCCGACATGGGCGAACTGATGGAGCTTTGCCATCTTGCGGGGATGGTCATGGCCCGCGCCATCGCCCGCGGTGTTTACGAAGCGACGACGCTGCCTTACGAGGGTGCGCAGCCGGCCTGGAGGGAGCTCTACCCGGACGGGCGTTGA